Proteins found in one Parasteatoda tepidariorum isolate YZ-2023 chromosome 7, CAS_Ptep_4.0, whole genome shotgun sequence genomic segment:
- the LOC139426115 gene encoding uncharacterized protein: MTDLQRIVSWRELFDDYETKANEKTDTQYSDENQRVRKRKRHHDDGPAKEVVLRGKEKLKVDTYLPVLDMLCTELSRRLEAYREINDLFGFLTDFSTKSDAEIRQACTKFKEHYFEDIEPEFIDEMVQYKYFILQLEDAGKKIVPTEESYKLIIGNMAQSTFNNVMTALQIYRSLMITNATGERNFSKLKLIKNCLRLTMSQNRSNSLAIMAIENDVLEKVNFQDVLNDFVTKKVRRVNI; this comes from the exons ATGACGGATCTACAACGGATAGTGTCTTGg agAGAATTATTTGACGACTACGAGACTAAGGCAAATGAGAAAACTGATACTCAATACAGTGATGAGAATCAGCGTGTGCGAAAAAGGAAAAGGCATCACGATGACGGACCTGCAAAAGAAGTTGTGCTCAGaggaaaagagaaattaaaagttgataCATATTTGCCAGTACTAGACATGCTGTGTACAGAACTGTCGCGGCGCCTAGAAGCTTACCGGGAAATAAATGATCTGTTTGGGTTTCTAACAGATTTCTCGACAAAATCCGACGCTGAAATTAGACAGGCTTGCACAAAGTTTAAGGAACATTATTTCGAGGACATTGAGCCTGAGTTTATAGACGAAATGGTGCAGTATAAATACTTCATCTTACAATTAGAAGACgccggaaaaaaaattgtgcctACCGAAGAGTCTTACAAACTGATTATTGGTAACATGGCACAATCAACTTTCAACAATGTAATGACAGCTTTGCAAATATATAGAAGTCTAATGATTACAAACGCCACTGGTGAACGAAACTTttccaaattgaaattaattaaaaactgtcttCGTTTAACTATGTCTCAAAACCGTTCAAATTCATTGGCCATAATGGCAATTGAAAATGATGTATTGGAAAAGGTTAACTTTCAGGATGTCTTGAacgattttgtaacaaaaaaagttagaagagttaatatttaa